Genomic segment of Candidatus Chlorohelix allophototropha:
TCCCAACGAGATTATACTCAATGCGGCAGAGTAAATCATCAAGCCGTAGAAGCCCCCCATATCTACAAAGATACCGCCAAGCCATGCCCCGATAAACTGTCCTACCCCTAGCAGGACAGAGTATAAGCCCATCACCGCCCCACGTTTACCGGGTAGGGTTTCTGAGATTGCCGCAAGGTGAATCAACGAAGCGGGGGTGAAACCGCTCATCAAGATTACGCCTAATATTAATAGCGGCAACAAAAACAATATAGTAGTTTTTGTCCCGTCCGTTAGGGTAGCGGGATTCTCACCCAATGAATTATAAAAAGTCAGGATTCCGGTGATAATTACCAACCCTATCAAGCCGACCATCATTACAGTGGTGCGGCGCAGACGCGGTACTATCAACATCCAGATTCCCATACCAACTAAAAATACCAGCCCGTAAGCGCCTACAATCATAGTGGCATCGCTGGGCGTAAAACCACCATAAAGTAATTGGTTAGGATGGCGTGTATCGGCATCTTGCCCGGCAAGCGCAAACTTAAAATCGTGCAACACTGAGTTGGCGAACTGCACAGTGGGGCGCGCCTCTGCCGAAAAAGTAATCGGGTCAATGGTTTTACCAACGTTGGGAGTAGGATAAGCTAGGATAATGGTTGTAAGCGTAAGGGCAGCGCCAAGAAACATATTAACCGCCAGCCACGAAGGAATAAAGGTGAATATACGCTTTTCCTTGATAACGCTTAAACTTTCTATAACTGAGCCTTGCGCTTTGGATTGCTCTTCGCGGGTGAGACTTTCTTCCATAAAGAAGTAGATACATAGGTAGGTGATAGCATAAATCGCGATAACTACTGCGAATCCGGCAGTTCCAAACAGCCTGTAAACTTGTCCACCGAATGGAATAGCCAGCGAAATACCACCTACAGTTGCTACTTCAAAAGCGGTGACTACTCGTGCCCGCAAGCGGTCTGAGCCGATGGTAGCGTCGGCAAGGTAGCCGAGGTTTGCCGGGGCATTAAGGGCGGTTGCCATTCCTTCCAACAAACGTCCTACCAGTAACATCAATAGCAAGGCGATAAGCGGCAGGTCTATAACACCTACGTTCGGTCTGGGGAAGATGATTGAAGCAAGCGCCAACATAAGAACAGCTATACTTCCAACTACAGGAGCATATAGCATGTAGGGTTTGCGCCCTTTGCGGTCGGATAAAGCGCCGATAAGCGGTGCAAATACCAACTCACTGATATAAAAAGCTTCGATAACTACTACTGCCAACACCGCCGATTCGAAGTTTTTCCCAAGATAAAAGCCCAGAATGACAAAACTTGTGCGGCTACCTATTCTAAGAAACAGGGTTGATAGAATACTGGCAACTATAGAACCTCTGCTGACCAGCAATTTCTCTTTTATGTTATCAAGAGGATGATGGTGTTGGCGTTCTTCTATTTCATGTTCTATTACTTCGATACCGTGGCTGGATTCATCTAATTCGCGTTTGATCGGTTCTTGCAAACTCATGCTAAAAATATGCTCCCTTGTCTAAGCTGGTCTTATTATGATTTAAAAATCCCGCCTAGCATTTTTTTTTCGGTAGGTAGTAATTATAAAAGAATAATGCAAAAAATTTACCATATTTTATCATACCTCTTAAAGGTAACCTAGAAACATTACTATTAGCATTAATACTGCTACAAATAGCATTAAATATACGTAAATCTGTTTGCTTGGTTAGATATATTCGGTTAGAGGAAAATTAATTTTCCTGAACTAAGCTTGATAACCCTCTAAGTTCGTGATAATGTATAATCTACCTAAAATATTGAAGTAGAATAGCTAATTCTGAAATCCCCTAAGAATCTACTCGAAATAATTACCGACAAGTTTACCGCTAAAGGGGCTAAAATAGAAAAGATACTACACTTTATCACTAGCGCATATAAATAAAGAGGAGTACGGTGCATATGTTAGAAGTAGAACCTCGCAGTCCGGCTACCCCGGATTTTGTAAATCAACCTCTCACCGATTTTAGCAAACCCGAAAATGAACATGCTATACGTGCTGCTCTACAAGAGGTGGAGAGCAAGTTAGGTCACACTTACCCTTTGCTTGTGGGTGGCGAGAAAATTATTACCGAACGCAAAGGCAAGAGCCTGAATCCGTCCGACCCGGCTCAGGTAGTGGGCTATTTCTCGCAAGCCGATAAGGCACTAGCGAATAGGGCTATAGAAACGGCGCATACTACTTTTCAGACTTGGCAGTATGTTTCTGCGCAGGAACGGGCGGGATACGTTTTCAAAGCGGCAGCCATAATGGCGCAACGCCGCCATCTTTTTAGCGCATGGATGGTCTATGAAGCGGGCAAATCATGGGCTGAAGCCGATGCGGATACCGCCGAAGCGATTGATTTCATGGAATTCTACGCCCGTGAGGCATTACGCTATGGGGGTGAACAACCTCTTACTCACATCCCTACCGAGAAAAACGAGTTGCGCTATATCCCGTTGGGGGTTGGCGTAGCTATTCCGCCTTGGAACTTTCCTTTGGCGATTATGGTGGGTCTGACCGTTTCAGCATTTGTGTCAGGCAATACCGTTATATTGAAACCTGCCAGCGCCACGCCGATTATTGCCGCGCATTTTGTCGCTTTGCTGGAAGAGGTTGGTTTACCAGCCGGGGTAGTGAATTTCTTACCCGGTCCGGGTGGTGAGGTCGGCGATACGTTGGTAGCGCACCCTAAAACGCGCTTCATCAGCTTTACCGGCTCAATGGAAATCGGTTTGCGCATCAACCGTTTGGCAGCCGAACTAGCGCCCGGTCAGATTTGGATTAAGAGGGCAGTGCTGGAAATGGGCGGCAAGGATTGTGTTGTGGTAGATGAAACCGCTGACTTAGAGAAAGCCGCCGCTGCAATTGTCGCTTCTGCCTTTGGTTTTCAGGGTCAGAAATGCTCGGCTGGAAGTCGCGCTATTATTGTTGACTCAGTTTATGACACCGTTTTACGAATGGTAGTGGAACGTACCGCTAAATTGACTGTGGGTAAGCCTTACGAAAAGAATGTAGGCATGGGACCCGTTATAGACGAAGCTGCCTTTAATAAAATCAGCGAATATATCGAAATCGGTAAAGGAGAGAGCAAACTGGAGTTTGGCGGTGCTTTGGCAAAGGCCGCCTCAAACGGTGGCTATTTCCTACAACCCACTATTTTTAGCGAAGTGCCGGAAACTGCCCGCATTGCGCAAGAAGAGATTTTTGGTCCTGTACTGGCAGTGATACGCGCCCGTGATTTTGACCATGCGCTGGCGATTGCCAACGGTACTATCTACGGTTTAACCGGGGCGTTGTTCACAGGGGATAATAGCCGAATTGAACGTGCTAAGAATGAATTTCATGTGGGTAATTTGTACTTTAACCGGAAATGCACTGGGGCGCTGGTAGGGGTACATCCTTTTGGCGGCTTTAATATGAGCGGAACTGATAGTAAGGCTGGCGGTCGAGATTACCTAGCACTTTTTACTCAGGCAAAGTTAATCTCTGAGTTAATCTAAATCTGATACGATTTGGCGTTCGATTACAGTATTCAAGATAACAGGGCTGAAATGTTTGATTGGTCGTAGCATGCTGAGATTGCTACTTTCCAGTCTTTCACCAAGCCCTGTTATTGCTAATCAGCCATTGCAGAAAATAATAATACCTCGCTTGCTACCGTTCCACCTAGCTGTTTCACTTTCCAGTAATTGCGCACACAATAACTGTTGACATTGTTTATCAACTATGTTATATATATTAAAGCTCCTTTGAAGATAAAATACCGATCAATAAAAAGAGTTATTTATGCAAGCTATATTCAATGCCAAGTCCCGAAATGTGCATAGCACTCACGCGGAGGTTCGACAAACATTATGATTCTGATTGCTGCTGTCCGCTCAAAAGCATCTTTGTCACTGTTCCAAATGCCTATTGCCCTCATACGTGATTGCTTCTCCGGTCGTGTTTCTTTCCTCTGTTGTAACTGTTAGCTTTTTATTATTTATACCGTTCCTTCTGTTTAACTCAATAACGGTAAATATATACCTTTAATCAAAATCTGAGAAACCACTTTTAGTGCGATTTTTTCGAAAATGTACCGTGGTTGCTACATGCTTACTTTAGAGGAAGAGCAAACAAATGGAACTTTATCTCGAGATATTCTTTTCCCGAATAGGGGATGACAAACTACTATATCTCAAGCAACTTGTGGAAGTTCAAGATGGTGCAGCCAATCCCGACAAACTGGTCTATGAAGCTTTTAGCCGTAATTTTCCTGACCAAACCACCAGCCATGAAAATTTGCTGATTCATTCTACCAGTTGGCGGCATGAAGAACCGGGCAAATTTATTTTAACTTATCTGGTTTACTCGGACGAATTAAACCTGTCCCGCGGAGATGCGCAATTGATTCCTCTACAAGAGTTGCGCGTAGCTAGGGGGTCGGATTCACGCACCCCGCGCCCGACTGTTATTAAGGAAAGTAATGTAGTCTCGCACGGCTTCCGACACTTAAGTTTTCTGGCTAAGAACGACCCGGTAATAAAAAAAGTATTGGGTACAAACAAGGCTACTTTACAAGCGGTGGAAAGCATGTCAATGGGACTGTCAGGTTCTTTTAACTGAGAGGATAATTCCGAATTATGCGCAATAAATCTTATGATGTGATCGTGTTAGGGCTAGACCCGGTGGGCAGCGCCACCGTTTACGAGTTGGCGAAGCGGGGCTTGAAAGTGCTTGGTTTGGAAAACCCCTCTTCTAGAAAAGAAGCCGGAAATACCACTCGGATAATTCGCGAAAGTTATCATGAAGTTCCGGGCAGTGTGAAAATGACCCACCACGCTATCCAACTTTGGCGGCAACTTGAAGCGGAATCTGGCATACCACTGTTGCGTATTACGGGTGGTTTGGTAATCGGCGCACCCGATAGCTTGCTAATACGGGGGAGTTTGCAAACCGCCCACCGTCACAATTTGCTAACGGATTATATTTTACCTTCGGAACTCTCCAGTTCCTTCCCACAGTTTAGCTTGGATGATCGTTTCAGCGTTATTTTCGAGCCAAACAGTGGAGTCTTATTTGCCAATTCGGCTATAGCTGCCTATCTTCAGGTCGCCTCGCGGCATGGGGCACAAATAAAAAATACGGAAACAGTAACACAATGGTACAAAGCCCATGACCACCTTATAGTTGAAACTACCCAGGGTCTTTACCGTGCCAGCCAAATGGTTATCAGCGGAGAGAGTTGGGTGAGACGACCTGCTCCCAGACAAGAAAAACCGCAAAAGTTGCAACGGAGAATCAGTTTGCAACTTCAGCCTGCACAATCGGGCGATTTCATACCGGAGAAGTTTCCGGTTTTTACCCTTGAAGTACCCGAAGGTCGCTTTGAAGGTTTCCCCTTATTACCGGGGCAAGGTCTTAAAATTGAACTGTATGAAATTTTGGAGGCAGAGGAAAGAGAAATTAATCAGGTTTCAAAAATCAAGAATTATATAGATAGAGTAGAAGCAAGCATAGCGCAATATTTGCCGGGTGCTTTTGCAAATCTAGACAGTTCCCCAATAACCACCTACATGGTACGACCTTATAAGCGCAGCTTATTGGAACGGCATCCTGTCAATACTCGCATAATTCATGCTACTGGTTTATCCGAGCAAGATTTCGGGATAGCAAGTATGTTGGGTGAAGGGCTGGCGGAAATGGTAACAGAAGTATTTACACCTTACTCTAGCGAAGTTAAGCAACTGTTTTCCAGCGACTTTGTACCGCAGATGCCATGTGTATAACTTAGCTATAGCGTCAGCTATTTATTGGTACTGATTAGATGACGCTAAATTAGAAAATACCCGTACCAACAATATATTCTCTTTTCCATCCTCCTTATCAGATAACTGACCGGTATTTCTCAAAATTACTCGGTCAGTTATATTTTTGAAGAAAATTTGGCTTAAAACAGATATATGATTAAATTGACAAACTAAATCAAGATATGTTAATTTGATGCTATACAAATATGGGTCAGTCCATTCAATGCTTTACCCATATTCCGTTTTTAGAATAAAAGGAGGTGCTTCTGATGCCAAGAATCAAAGCTTTAGAATATGAAGAAACCGAGCCGGCAGTACAAACTGAATACGAACACCAGATACAGGCGAATGGTCGTATGACCAATATGAAGCGTACTTTGGCGCATTCTTATCCGGCTCTCCACGCCCTGCTAGAATGGTATCCTTTGCATGACGCGGTTCTACCGTTTTTGGGAGAGCGTGCCGTTGATCTGTTTACCCACGCTATCTCTGCCCAAACCGATTGCCTGATTTGCTCTATCTATTTTCGCCGTGTGCTGATTAACGCAGGCGAGAATCCGGATGATTTAAAACTGGATGAGCGCGAAGGAGTACTGGTGGAATTTGGTCGCCAACTGGCAGCCGACTCGAATCAGATTTCGGATGAGCTATTTGCCAAGCTTGAGCAATATTTTACTCCTAAACAGATTGTTGAATTAACCGCGTTCGGGGTATTGATGCTTGCCACAAATGTGTTCAATAACACGCTGAAGGTTGAATTAGACGACTACCTCGAACCTTATCGGAAAACTACTACTCAACCACAGGTAACTTTGAAATAAGAAGGATGAAGCCTAATGTCACAAGAATTTGCCGGGCAAGTCGCCTTTATCACCGGAGCGGCACACGGGCAAGGTCGGGCTACGGCACTGGCGTTGGCAAAAGAGGGCGCTAAGATTGTTGCCTTTGACGTTGCACGCCAATTAGAGTATCCCGGTTATAAGCTAGGGGAACTCTCTGACCTAGAATCGCTCCAACTTGAAATAAAGGAGCTTGGCGGCGAAAGTTTAATATATGTGGGCGATGTACGCGATGATAAAGCTATAAGCGCGGCAGTAGAAGGTACTTTGGCACAATTTGACCGGATAGATATTTTGTTTAACAACGCGGGAATATGCTTTTATGGTCTGGCGCACGAACTTACCGAAGAAGCTTGGGACACGATGCTGGATATAAATCTGAAAGGGGCATGGCTGGTAGCCCGTCGAATAATTCCGGTTCTGATAAAGCAGCAATCCGGCGTGATTATCAATAATTCCTCAATTGCAGGTTTGCGAGGGCTAGGTCGTTTAAGTCATTACACTGCTTCAAAGTGGGGCTTAACCGGGTTGACCAAAGCTTGGGCAATCGAGCTTGCCCCACACGGCATACGGGTAAACTCTATCCATCCTACCGGTGTCAATACCCCGATGAACGATGGGCTGGCAGCTTTAGAAGGCACTACGACACAGGAAATAGCCGAGCGTTCGGCAGGAAACCTATTGCCTGTGCCGTGGATAGAACCGGAAGATGTGGCGCAAGCGGTGTTATATTTGGCTTCTCCGAGAGCTAGATATATAACGGGCGCTCAATTTGTATTGGATGCCGGGTTGTTAACCCGCTAGACCTGAAACCACCGACTAACCTCAGAGTAAATCCTATGCTTTTGCTGCTGAGGTTTGTCGGGGCAAATTGAAAAAAGAGAAAAGTTAGCGCTCATTTGTAATGGCGCAACCTATTTTGCGAGGTGCTTATGGAATTTAACGAATTAGTACAGGTAGGTGAATGGCTGGAACTACGGCATGTAGTTAATAAATCTGAGCATAAGAATTACATTGTGGTTGCACGCTTTAGTAAAACAGTGGCTACTCTGAGTGATATTCATATTGTAGCCCGGTTACTGGGATATCCTCTAGGCTAATCAGACCGGGTTTTCCTCTTTTCTGATATTGGTCAATTTCGGTTTGAGTATATTCAGAGAACTTGAGTCAAGCCCAATAGGAGGGCAGGCGCTTTTAATAGCGCAAGGCTTAAATTTTTTATTCCCGAACTATGGGGGTTTGGCTGGCTACTTTGCCAGCGCACCCATCTCAACTTCTTTCAGATTTCTACCACGAAAGGAGTTCCAATTTCAACTTGCGGTCGTCTGTACATAACCCTAACCGAGGCTTGATCCTGAGTTGGGTTGCCAACATCAAAAGCGGCATAGCCATTTACACGTGCCAATTCCAGAAAATCACTGCTACCAAAGAGGGTTATTAGTTCATTGGGTGAGCCATCCCCGTAGTTTGCTTTAATACCATTGGTTTCTAGCCGAACTTTTCGGTTTGTAGTAGGTGAGTAGTATTCTACGTGAACCCGTAGATTGCGTCGCTCACTTTCGGTAAGCTGGTCAAATTGGCGGCGATGGATGTTGCTGATGATATTTCCAAAATGGTCTATATGCAATACTCGTCCCTGCAATACCTTTTTCTTCCCGATCTGTTCCCACTGCGGCCAGAGATCCTCAAATGATACTACTTCTCCCACATCAAGTAAGGGCCCAACTTTTTCAAAAGGTTCTCCCTTAGACAGGTGTGCAGCTACAGGCGCGTAAATATCCCGCCCAAAAAAGGTGTTGCTAACAAATTGGCGGTGGAAAGCTTGATTGAGAGGTTCACGCACACTGATATTCGGGTAAGTGTCAATGATGTAGGAGAAAAGACCATTATCCGGTCCTATAAAAATTCCTACTTCCGGTACCTTCAGACAAATGGTTCGGCGGTCGGTACTTACACCGGGGTCAACTACTGCGACATGGATGGAGTTGGGCGGAAAGTGATAATGGGCATTATATAATACAAAAGCACCCTGCAAAACATTCTGAGGTTCTATTTGATGCGAAATATCCACCAGCAAAGCGGCGGGGTTTATAGTGTTAATAACCCCTTTCATCATACCGATATAGCCGTCTTGCTCTCCAAAATCTGTGGTAAGGGTAACAATTGTCATAACGCCTCGATTCTCTAATGAATGAAAAACCCTACATTGATTGATATTGGGATAAATATAACTTAGTTTATCTAGATTATCAAGTCAAGTATCTTGGGTCGATAAAAAAACAGCGACCTTTTCCTGAGAGACGGTGAAATCCGGTTCTCGAAATAATCGCTGTAAAAGTATTTCCAACTATTAAAGTTTTTGGCTTGGCACAAAACAGGACTCCAAGCCCCAATCTAAACTTAAGCCATCATCATCTGGCAGGAAGCGGCACATTCCCGCAGCATTTTGGCACAAGCCATCATCTGCGCATCTTCCGCAAACTTCTCGCACTCCATCGCGCAGCGCATGCACATTTCGGCGCACAGCGCGCACACTTCCTTGCACATATCCGAACCATTAACCATAAAATTATTGCAGGTCTGACACATCATGGCGCAATCTTGCATCATCCGCATGCAATTGCCTTCCATAAATTTGTCGCCCATCATCATGCAGTAGGTCATGGTTTGCATACACATCCGATGGCAAGCCATACAATCGTCCATACATTTTTGCATCTCAGTAGTCATTGTTACCATCATCATCGCAGTTCTCCTTCAGTTAATTGATCTGCCCACGCTACTTTAGGACAGCACTTTAATTAATAAAGATTTCGAACCAACCCGGGCTTTTCCGATTAATGGTAATTAAAAAAGGTTCGACCCGGTAGGAAATAAGCCTCCGGTCGAACCTCCAGATGTCCGGTCAGTTCAACAAATTAGGGACAGAGCCATTCAAACAAAAACCTGAAAGGAAAAAGCCAAGTGCTTTTGAAAAGAGATTCAGAAATTTGAACAGAAAACCTCTTTACAAAAGATTTGAACAATGATATACTTGAGTAGTCAGCTAAAGGATATCAAGATTAAATCCAAAATTACACAATCAGGTTATTAAGGCTCTAGAATGAAACTGGGTTATGGGTAGATAAAAGACGGCAATCTTAAACTCTAACCTAAAACCCAAGAAAATATAAGTTACTAAAGATCACATTGGGAGAAAACCTAGATGTGATCTTTTTGACGTTAAAATAAATATATCAGAATAGTTTGAGCCTGTCAATAGAAAACAAAGATGACTAAAA
This window contains:
- a CDS encoding MFS transporter yields the protein MSLQEPIKRELDESSHGIEVIEHEIEERQHHHPLDNIKEKLLVSRGSIVASILSTLFLRIGSRTSFVILGFYLGKNFESAVLAVVVIEAFYISELVFAPLIGALSDRKGRKPYMLYAPVVGSIAVLMLALASIIFPRPNVGVIDLPLIALLLMLLVGRLLEGMATALNAPANLGYLADATIGSDRLRARVVTAFEVATVGGISLAIPFGGQVYRLFGTAGFAVVIAIYAITYLCIYFFMEESLTREEQSKAQGSVIESLSVIKEKRIFTFIPSWLAVNMFLGAALTLTTIILAYPTPNVGKTIDPITFSAEARPTVQFANSVLHDFKFALAGQDADTRHPNQLLYGGFTPSDATMIVGAYGLVFLVGMGIWMLIVPRLRRTTVMMVGLIGLVIITGILTFYNSLGENPATLTDGTKTTILFLLPLLILGVILMSGFTPASLIHLAAISETLPGKRGAVMGLYSVLLGVGQFIGAWLGGIFVDMGGFYGLMIYSAALSIISLGSVLYMRSHNHDLIKSSGH
- the pruA gene encoding L-glutamate gamma-semialdehyde dehydrogenase; the protein is MLEVEPRSPATPDFVNQPLTDFSKPENEHAIRAALQEVESKLGHTYPLLVGGEKIITERKGKSLNPSDPAQVVGYFSQADKALANRAIETAHTTFQTWQYVSAQERAGYVFKAAAIMAQRRHLFSAWMVYEAGKSWAEADADTAEAIDFMEFYAREALRYGGEQPLTHIPTEKNELRYIPLGVGVAIPPWNFPLAIMVGLTVSAFVSGNTVILKPASATPIIAAHFVALLEEVGLPAGVVNFLPGPGGEVGDTLVAHPKTRFISFTGSMEIGLRINRLAAELAPGQIWIKRAVLEMGGKDCVVVDETADLEKAAAAIVASAFGFQGQKCSAGSRAIIVDSVYDTVLRMVVERTAKLTVGKPYEKNVGMGPVIDEAAFNKISEYIEIGKGESKLEFGGALAKAASNGGYFLQPTIFSEVPETARIAQEEIFGPVLAVIRARDFDHALAIANGTIYGLTGALFTGDNSRIERAKNEFHVGNLYFNRKCTGALVGVHPFGGFNMSGTDSKAGGRDYLALFTQAKLISELI
- a CDS encoding FAD-dependent oxidoreductase; protein product: MRNKSYDVIVLGLDPVGSATVYELAKRGLKVLGLENPSSRKEAGNTTRIIRESYHEVPGSVKMTHHAIQLWRQLEAESGIPLLRITGGLVIGAPDSLLIRGSLQTAHRHNLLTDYILPSELSSSFPQFSLDDRFSVIFEPNSGVLFANSAIAAYLQVASRHGAQIKNTETVTQWYKAHDHLIVETTQGLYRASQMVISGESWVRRPAPRQEKPQKLQRRISLQLQPAQSGDFIPEKFPVFTLEVPEGRFEGFPLLPGQGLKIELYEILEAEEREINQVSKIKNYIDRVEASIAQYLPGAFANLDSSPITTYMVRPYKRSLLERHPVNTRIIHATGLSEQDFGIASMLGEGLAEMVTEVFTPYSSEVKQLFSSDFVPQMPCV
- a CDS encoding carboxymuconolactone decarboxylase family protein, which translates into the protein MPRIKALEYEETEPAVQTEYEHQIQANGRMTNMKRTLAHSYPALHALLEWYPLHDAVLPFLGERAVDLFTHAISAQTDCLICSIYFRRVLINAGENPDDLKLDEREGVLVEFGRQLAADSNQISDELFAKLEQYFTPKQIVELTAFGVLMLATNVFNNTLKVELDDYLEPYRKTTTQPQVTLK
- a CDS encoding mycofactocin-coupled SDR family oxidoreductase; this encodes MSQEFAGQVAFITGAAHGQGRATALALAKEGAKIVAFDVARQLEYPGYKLGELSDLESLQLEIKELGGESLIYVGDVRDDKAISAAVEGTLAQFDRIDILFNNAGICFYGLAHELTEEAWDTMLDINLKGAWLVARRIIPVLIKQQSGVIINNSSIAGLRGLGRLSHYTASKWGLTGLTKAWAIELAPHGIRVNSIHPTGVNTPMNDGLAALEGTTTQEIAERSAGNLLPVPWIEPEDVAQAVLYLASPRARYITGAQFVLDAGLLTR
- a CDS encoding SAM hydrolase/SAM-dependent halogenase family protein — encoded protein: MTIVTLTTDFGEQDGYIGMMKGVINTINPAALLVDISHQIEPQNVLQGAFVLYNAHYHFPPNSIHVAVVDPGVSTDRRTICLKVPEVGIFIGPDNGLFSYIIDTYPNISVREPLNQAFHRQFVSNTFFGRDIYAPVAAHLSKGEPFEKVGPLLDVGEVVSFEDLWPQWEQIGKKKVLQGRVLHIDHFGNIISNIHRRQFDQLTESERRNLRVHVEYYSPTTNRKVRLETNGIKANYGDGSPNELITLFGSSDFLELARVNGYAAFDVGNPTQDQASVRVMYRRPQVEIGTPFVVEI
- a CDS encoding four-helix bundle copper-binding protein; the encoded protein is MMMVTMTTEMQKCMDDCMACHRMCMQTMTYCMMMGDKFMEGNCMRMMQDCAMMCQTCNNFMVNGSDMCKEVCALCAEMCMRCAMECEKFAEDAQMMACAKMLRECAASCQMMMA